A single region of the Bacteroides luhongzhouii genome encodes:
- the rfbD gene encoding dTDP-4-dehydrorhamnose reductase yields the protein MRILVTGANGQLGNEMQVLAKENPQHTYYFTDVQELDICDAQAVWAYMAEKQIELVVNCAAYTAVDKAEDNQELAYKLNCEAPKQLASAAQANGAAMIQVSTDYVFDGTAHTPYTEECDPCPDSVYGTTKLEGEKEVMNCCEKTVVIRTAWLYSTFGNNFVKTMIRLGKERDSLGVVFDQIGTPTYANDLARAIYTIINKGVVRGIYHFSNEGVCSWYDFTVAIHRLAGITTCKVTPLHTAEYPAKANRPAYSVLDKTKIKTTFDIEIPHWEESLKQCIDKIMKDE from the coding sequence ATGAGAATTTTAGTAACGGGTGCCAACGGTCAGCTTGGCAATGAGATGCAGGTGCTTGCGAAAGAGAACCCGCAACATACGTATTATTTCACAGATGTGCAGGAGCTCGACATTTGTGATGCGCAAGCTGTTTGGGCTTATATGGCAGAGAAGCAGATTGAGCTTGTTGTTAATTGTGCAGCTTATACAGCTGTAGATAAAGCAGAAGATAATCAAGAATTAGCATACAAATTGAATTGTGAAGCACCAAAACAACTGGCAAGTGCGGCCCAAGCCAATGGTGCTGCCATGATACAAGTATCTACTGACTATGTATTTGACGGTACTGCGCATACTCCATACACAGAAGAGTGCGATCCCTGCCCGGATTCTGTGTACGGCACCACTAAACTGGAGGGAGAAAAGGAGGTAATGAATTGCTGTGAGAAAACAGTCGTTATCCGTACTGCATGGCTCTATTCCACTTTCGGTAATAATTTCGTGAAGACGATGATTCGTCTTGGAAAAGAGCGTGACAGTTTGGGGGTTGTTTTCGACCAAATCGGAACTCCGACATATGCCAATGACTTGGCACGGGCCATCTATACCATTATTAATAAAGGTGTAGTTCGCGGTATTTACCATTTCAGCAATGAGGGAGTTTGTTCCTGGTACGATTTCACAGTAGCTATTCATCGCCTGGCAGGAATAACCACCTGCAAAGTGACCCCTTTGCATACAGCCGAATATCCTGCGAAAGCAAACCGTCCGGCATATTCCGTGCTTGATAAAACAAAAATAAAAACAACGTTCGATATAGAGATTCCTCATTGGGAGGAGAGCCTCAAACAATGCATTGATAAAATTATGAAAGATGAATAA
- a CDS encoding peptide chain release factor 3: MADNTEILRRRTFAIIAHPDAGKTSLTEKLLLFGGQIQVAGAVKSNKIKKTATSDWMEIEKQRGISVTTSVMEFDYRDYKINILDTPGHQDFAEDTYRTLTAVDSVIIVVDGAKGVETQTRKLMEVCRMRKTPVIIFVNKMDREGKDPFDLLDELEEELMIQVRPLSWPIEQGARFKGVYNIYEQKLDLYQPSKQMVTEKVAVDIHSEELDQQIGKSLADKLRGDLELIEGVYPEFDSESYLAGDCAPVFFGSALNNFGVQELLNCFVEIAPSPRPVQAEEREVKPDEPKFTGFIFKITANIDPNHRSCVAFCKICSGKFVRNAPYTHVRHGKTVRFSSPTQFMAQRKTTIDEAYAGDIIGLPDNGTFKIGDTLTEGEQLHFRGLPSFSPEMFKYIENADPMKQKQLAKGIDQLMDEGVAQLFVNQFNGRKIIGTVGQLQFEVIQYRLLNEYNASCRWEPVSLYKACWVESDDPAELEAFKKRKYQYMAKDREGRDVFLADSGYVLQMAQIDFKHIKFHFTSEF, encoded by the coding sequence ATGGCAGATAATACAGAAATTTTGAGACGGCGGACGTTCGCCATTATTGCGCATCCGGATGCCGGTAAGACATCTTTGACGGAAAAGTTATTGCTTTTCGGAGGTCAGATACAGGTAGCTGGCGCGGTAAAGAGTAATAAGATTAAAAAGACGGCTACATCCGACTGGATGGAAATCGAGAAACAACGTGGTATTTCGGTAACGACTTCCGTGATGGAATTCGACTATCGGGACTATAAGATTAACATTCTCGATACTCCCGGTCACCAGGACTTTGCCGAAGATACATACCGCACGCTGACGGCTGTGGACAGCGTTATCATCGTTGTAGACGGTGCAAAAGGTGTGGAAACGCAGACGCGTAAACTGATGGAGGTGTGTCGTATGAGAAAGACTCCGGTAATTATCTTCGTCAACAAAATGGACCGTGAAGGAAAAGACCCGTTCGATTTGCTCGATGAACTCGAAGAAGAACTGATGATTCAGGTTCGTCCCTTGTCCTGGCCGATCGAGCAGGGAGCACGTTTTAAAGGAGTATACAATATCTACGAACAGAAACTGGACTTGTATCAGCCATCCAAACAGATGGTTACAGAGAAAGTGGCAGTCGATATTCATTCGGAAGAACTGGATCAGCAAATTGGCAAGTCGTTGGCAGACAAGCTGCGTGGTGATTTGGAACTGATTGAGGGTGTTTATCCGGAATTTGATTCGGAATCCTATTTGGCAGGAGACTGTGCGCCTGTATTCTTTGGATCGGCGTTGAACAACTTCGGTGTGCAAGAGTTGCTGAACTGTTTCGTAGAGATAGCTCCCAGCCCTCGTCCTGTACAGGCAGAAGAGCGTGAAGTGAAACCTGACGAACCGAAATTCACCGGCTTCATTTTTAAGATAACTGCCAATATTGATCCTAACCATCGTTCTTGTGTGGCATTCTGTAAGATTTGTTCGGGTAAGTTTGTCCGCAATGCTCCATATACACACGTTCGTCATGGAAAAACAGTGCGTTTTTCATCGCCTACCCAGTTTATGGCACAGCGCAAAACAACGATCGACGAAGCTTATGCAGGAGATATTATCGGTCTGCCGGATAATGGTACTTTTAAGATTGGCGATACATTGACAGAGGGTGAACAGCTTCATTTCCGCGGATTGCCGAGCTTCTCGCCGGAGATGTTCAAGTATATCGAGAATGCCGATCCGATGAAACAGAAACAGTTGGCAAAAGGTATCGATCAGTTGATGGATGAAGGTGTGGCACAGCTGTTTGTCAATCAGTTCAATGGGCGTAAGATTATTGGTACGGTGGGACAGTTGCAGTTTGAGGTCATTCAGTATCGTTTGTTGAATGAATACAATGCGTCCTGTCGTTGGGAGCCGGTAAGCCTTTATAAGGCTTGTTGGGTGGAGAGTGATGACCCGGCGGAACTGGAGGCTTTCAAGAAACGTAAATACCAATACATGGCAAAGGATAGAGAAGGGCGCGATGTGTTCCTGGCAGACTCCGGTTATGTACTTCAGATGGCTCAGATAGACTTTAAACACATAAAATTCCACTTTACGAGCGAGTTTTAA
- a CDS encoding RNA polymerase sigma factor, whose protein sequence is MKTLSWDKIQQGDEEAFRQLYEQYADLLYGYGMKIAGDDTLVTEAIQSLFVYIFEKRETCAAPQSIPAYLCVSLRHMIVNELKKENSGSFKSLDEVGTNEYQFDLEIDIETAIIHSELEKEQLEVLQKELNNLTKQQREVLYLKYYKKMSPEEIAQVMGLTSRTVYNTTHMAISSLRERMSKSFLLLVAANLWIFN, encoded by the coding sequence ATGAAGACACTATCCTGGGATAAGATTCAGCAAGGGGATGAAGAGGCATTCCGGCAGCTTTATGAGCAATATGCAGATTTACTGTATGGATATGGCATGAAGATAGCCGGTGATGATACTCTGGTGACCGAAGCGATACAGTCGTTGTTTGTTTATATCTTTGAGAAAAGAGAAACTTGCGCGGCGCCTCAATCCATACCCGCTTACTTGTGTGTTTCGTTGAGACACATGATAGTGAACGAGCTGAAAAAAGAGAATAGTGGATCATTCAAATCACTGGATGAAGTAGGCACAAACGAATATCAGTTTGATCTGGAGATCGATATTGAAACTGCTATTATCCATTCAGAGTTGGAAAAAGAACAGCTGGAAGTTTTGCAGAAAGAACTGAATAATTTGACAAAGCAACAGCGGGAGGTATTGTATCTGAAGTACTATAAGAAGATGAGTCCGGAAGAAATAGCCCAGGTGATGGGGCTCACTTCGCGTACAGTTTACAATACTACTCATATGGCTATATCCAGTTTACGGGAGCGCATGAGCAAATCTTTCTTGTTACTGGTGGCAGCTAATTTGTGGATTTTTAATTGA
- a CDS encoding DUF4924 family protein, with protein MNQIAQQLKERNIAEYLIYMWQEEDLIRANHCEPEEMEANVIVRYPEDQRPAMREWYTNLITMMGEEGVREKGHLQINKNVIINLTELHNALSSSPKFPFYSAAYFKALPFIVELRNKNGKKDEPELETCFEALYGVLLLRLQKKPISEGTAKAVEAITSFLSMLANYYDKDRKGELKLDE; from the coding sequence ATGAATCAGATAGCACAACAACTGAAAGAGAGAAACATTGCCGAATACCTTATATATATGTGGCAAGAGGAAGACTTGATCCGCGCCAATCATTGTGAACCGGAAGAGATGGAGGCAAATGTAATTGTCCGTTATCCGGAAGATCAGCGGCCTGCCATGCGAGAATGGTATACCAATCTGATAACGATGATGGGCGAGGAAGGAGTACGGGAAAAAGGGCATCTGCAGATTAATAAGAACGTGATTATCAATCTGACAGAGTTGCATAACGCATTGTCCTCTTCTCCTAAATTTCCTTTTTACAGTGCCGCTTATTTCAAGGCATTGCCATTTATCGTAGAATTACGGAATAAAAACGGCAAGAAAGATGAGCCCGAACTGGAAACCTGTTTTGAAGCGTTGTATGGAGTGCTCCTGCTTCGTCTTCAAAAGAAACCTATCAGCGAAGGCACTGCCAAGGCAGTGGAAGCTATCACTAGTTTCCTTTCTATGTTGGCAAATTATTATGATAAAGACCGTAAAGGTGAATTAAAACTGGATGAATAA
- a CDS encoding OadG family protein: protein MENIETAILLMVVGMATVFVILLIVICLGKLLITLVNKYAPEEVVPVKREASQGPAPVPGNILAAITAAVNVVTQGKGKITKVEKL from the coding sequence ATGGAAAATATCGAAACAGCGATCCTGCTGATGGTGGTCGGAATGGCTACCGTGTTTGTTATTCTGCTGATTGTGATTTGTTTAGGTAAGTTGTTGATTACATTAGTCAACAAGTATGCTCCTGAAGAAGTGGTTCCTGTGAAGCGGGAAGCATCGCAAGGTCCTGCCCCTGTTCCGGGAAACATCTTAGCCGCCATTACAGCTGCTGTAAACGTGGTGACACAAGGTAAAGGAAAAATCACTAAAGTAGAAAAATTATAA
- a CDS encoding FecR family protein: MEKWTESLDKYLEDGKLPLMGEIFSRKKEIGDKLKLQREESHKITLSRKRKQSVGKSFSFSWGVAAAVVFLLGVGSYFLAEEKVETSNTAMNYELPDGSSVQVMENSRLTYNHITWLWERKLQLLGKASFNVTKGKTFTVSTEAGDVTVLGTKFLVDQQGKKMFVNCEEGSVKVETAVGNHTLLAGESVRCDETKIVPVEKKAEESEFPEVLGYEDDPLINVVADIEHIFKVTVVGHEKCEGLTYNGTVLTKDLNATLEKVFGSCGISYQIRGKEIILQ, from the coding sequence ATGGAAAAGTGGACAGAATCTTTAGATAAATACCTGGAGGACGGTAAGCTTCCTCTAATGGGCGAAATATTTTCCCGTAAGAAAGAGATAGGCGATAAATTAAAGTTGCAGCGCGAAGAAAGCCATAAGATTACCTTAAGCCGGAAAAGAAAACAAAGTGTCGGAAAAAGCTTCTCCTTTTCTTGGGGAGTGGCAGCTGCGGTTGTCTTTCTTTTGGGGGTAGGCAGTTACTTCCTGGCAGAGGAAAAAGTGGAGACAAGTAATACTGCAATGAATTATGAATTGCCCGATGGCAGTAGTGTGCAGGTGATGGAAAACTCACGTTTGACTTACAATCATATAACATGGCTTTGGGAACGTAAGTTGCAATTGTTGGGTAAAGCCTCTTTCAATGTGACTAAAGGCAAGACATTTACCGTCAGCACTGAAGCCGGTGACGTGACGGTGCTCGGCACTAAATTCCTGGTCGATCAGCAGGGAAAGAAGATGTTCGTAAACTGTGAGGAAGGAAGCGTGAAAGTTGAGACTGCCGTAGGTAATCATACATTGCTTGCCGGAGAAAGTGTGCGTTGCGATGAAACCAAGATTGTACCTGTAGAAAAAAAGGCGGAAGAATCGGAGTTCCCTGAAGTGTTAGGATATGAAGATGACCCGCTGATAAATGTAGTGGCAGATATTGAGCATATATTTAAGGTAACAGTCGTCGGGCATGAGAAGTGCGAGGGACTGACCTACAACGGGACGGTCTTAACGAAAGACCTGAACGCCACACTGGAAAAAGTTTTCGGATCGTGTGGAATCAGTTATCAAATACGAGGGAAAGAAATTATTTTGCAATAA
- a CDS encoding LysE family translocator yields the protein MIQIETIFDILVKGFIIGVVVSAPLGPVGVLCIQRTLNKGRWYGFVTGLGASLSDIAYALLTGYGMSFVFDYINKNIFYLQLLGSVMLLLFGIYTFRSNPVQSIRPASSSKGSYFHNFITAFFVTLSNPLIIFLFIGLFARFAFVQPGVLVFEEITGYLAIAIGALTWWLGITYFVNKVRTKFNLRGIWILNRVVGSIVMLVSVAGLIYTLLGESLY from the coding sequence ATGATTCAGATAGAGACAATATTCGATATATTAGTGAAAGGCTTTATTATTGGCGTTGTTGTGTCCGCACCCCTCGGTCCGGTGGGCGTATTATGCATCCAGAGGACTCTGAATAAAGGGCGTTGGTACGGATTCGTAACGGGGCTGGGAGCCTCGTTGAGCGATATAGCCTATGCTTTGCTCACCGGTTACGGGATGAGTTTTGTGTTCGATTATATTAATAAGAATATTTTCTATCTGCAGTTGTTGGGGAGTGTCATGCTACTCCTTTTTGGTATATATACCTTTCGTAGCAATCCGGTGCAATCCATTCGTCCGGCTTCGTCCAGTAAAGGTTCTTATTTCCATAATTTTATTACCGCCTTTTTCGTCACTCTATCCAACCCCTTGATAATCTTCCTGTTTATCGGACTTTTTGCCCGCTTTGCCTTTGTGCAGCCGGGAGTCCTGGTGTTTGAAGAGATCACGGGATATCTTGCAATTGCTATAGGAGCATTGACTTGGTGGTTGGGTATCACTTATTTTGTGAATAAGGTGCGCACTAAATTCAATTTACGTGGTATCTGGATACTGAATCGTGTTGTAGGAAGTATCGTAATGCTGGTATCTGTTGCCGGATTGATTTATACTTTGTTGGGAGAGTCACTTTATTAA
- the purL gene encoding phosphoribosylformylglycinamidine synthase, protein MILFFRTPSKSVIAVESNHQLTPDESNKLCWLFGEAVMESEENLKGCFVGPRREMITPWSTNAVEITQNMGLEGISRIEEYFPVKDENADYDPMLQRMYKGLDPNLFTTNRQPEPIIYIEDLEVYNEKEGLALSKEEMDYLKKVENDLGRKLTDSEVFGFAQINSEHCRHKIFGGTFIIDGVEQESSLFQMIKKTTQENPNKIISAYKDNVAFAEGPVVEQFAPADHSKPDFFQIKDIKSVISLKAETHNFPTTVEPFNGASTGTGGEIRDRMGGGKGSWPIAGTAVYMTSYPRTDEGREWEEILPVRKWLYQTPEQILIKASNGASDFGNKFGQPLICGSVLTFEHTENKEVYGYDKVIMLAGGVGYGTQRDCLKGTPEAGNKVVVIGGDNYRIGLGGGSVSSVDTGRYSSGIELNAVQRANAEMQKRANNVVRALCEEEVNPVVSIHDHGSAGHVNCLSELVEECGGLIEMSKLPIGDKTLSAKEIIANESQERMGLLIKEEAIEHVRKIAERERAPMYVVGETTGDHRFAFQQADGVRPFDLAVEQMFGSSPKTYMVDKTVERHYEMPKYELSKLHEYLTNVLQLEAVACKDWLTNKVDRSVTGKVARQQCQGELQLPLSDCGVVALDYRGEKGIATSIGHAPQAALADPAAGSILSVSEALTNLVWAPMAEGMDSISLSANWMWPCRSQEGEDTRLYTAVKALSDFCCALQINVPTGKDSLSMTQKYPNGEKVISPGTVIVSAGGEVSDVKKVVSPVLVNNEKTTLYHIDFSFDELKLGGSAFAQSLGKVGDEVPCVQDAEYFRDAFLAVQELVNKGLILAGHDISAGGLITTLLEMCFSNVEGGLEISLDKMKEEDIVKILFAENPGIVIQISDKHKDEVKKILEDAGVGYIKLGKPTDERHILVSKDGATYQFGIDYMRDVWYSSSYLLDRKQSMNGCAKARFENYKMQPVEFAFMPEFKGKLSQYGITPDRRTPSGIRAAIIREKGTNGEREMAYSLYLAGFDVKDVTMTDLISGRETLEDINMIVYCGGFSNSDVLGSAKGWAGGFLFNPKAKEALDKFYAREDTLSLGICNGCQLMMELGLINPEHKEKGKMLHNDSHKFESTFVGLTIPTNRSVMFGSLSGSKLGIWVAHGEGKFSLPYDEDKYNVVAKYSYDEYPGNPNGSDYSIAGLASADGRHLAMMPHLERAIFPWQNGCYPADRKNSDQVTPWIEAFVNARKWVEAKMK, encoded by the coding sequence ATGATTCTTTTTTTCAGAACCCCTTCCAAGAGCGTGATTGCCGTAGAGAGCAACCATCAGCTCACCCCTGACGAAAGTAATAAACTCTGCTGGCTTTTTGGCGAAGCCGTGATGGAAAGTGAAGAAAACCTGAAAGGCTGTTTCGTTGGCCCACGCCGCGAAATGATCACTCCCTGGAGTACAAACGCAGTAGAAATCACCCAAAACATGGGGCTCGAAGGCATCAGCCGCATCGAGGAGTACTTCCCTGTTAAGGACGAAAACGCTGACTACGACCCGATGCTCCAACGCATGTACAAAGGACTCGACCCAAACTTATTCACGACAAACCGTCAGCCGGAACCGATCATCTACATCGAAGATCTCGAAGTGTATAATGAAAAAGAAGGTCTGGCTCTTTCTAAAGAGGAAATGGACTACTTGAAGAAAGTGGAAAATGATCTCGGACGAAAACTGACTGACTCTGAAGTATTCGGCTTCGCACAAATCAACTCCGAACACTGCCGCCACAAAATCTTCGGCGGAACGTTCATCATCGACGGTGTAGAACAGGAATCCTCTCTGTTCCAAATGATTAAAAAGACAACACAGGAAAATCCAAATAAAATCATCTCTGCTTATAAAGATAATGTAGCCTTCGCTGAAGGTCCGGTTGTTGAACAGTTTGCTCCGGCAGATCATTCAAAACCTGATTTCTTCCAGATAAAAGACATCAAGAGCGTTATCTCACTGAAAGCGGAAACACATAACTTCCCGACTACCGTAGAACCGTTCAACGGCGCTTCTACCGGTACTGGTGGTGAAATCCGCGACCGTATGGGTGGTGGTAAAGGTTCATGGCCGATTGCAGGTACTGCTGTCTACATGACTTCTTACCCGCGTACCGATGAAGGACGCGAATGGGAAGAAATTCTTCCGGTACGCAAATGGTTGTACCAGACTCCGGAACAGATTCTTATCAAAGCATCCAACGGTGCTTCCGACTTCGGTAACAAGTTCGGCCAACCGCTGATCTGCGGTTCGGTACTGACTTTCGAACATACGGAAAACAAGGAAGTTTATGGTTACGATAAAGTAATCATGCTTGCCGGCGGTGTGGGTTACGGCACACAACGTGACTGTCTGAAAGGTACACCGGAAGCAGGAAACAAAGTGGTAGTAATCGGTGGTGACAACTATCGTATCGGACTGGGTGGCGGTTCCGTATCTTCTGTAGATACCGGTCGTTACAGCAGTGGTATCGAGTTGAATGCCGTACAACGCGCTAATGCTGAAATGCAAAAACGCGCCAACAATGTGGTACGCGCTCTTTGTGAAGAAGAGGTAAATCCGGTGGTTTCTATCCACGACCACGGCTCTGCCGGACACGTAAACTGTCTGTCCGAACTAGTGGAAGAATGTGGTGGTTTAATCGAGATGAGTAAATTGCCTATCGGTGACAAGACTTTATCGGCAAAAGAAATCATCGCCAACGAGAGCCAGGAACGTATGGGTCTATTGATTAAAGAAGAAGCCATCGAACATGTACGTAAGATTGCCGAACGCGAACGCGCTCCAATGTATGTAGTCGGTGAAACAACCGGCGATCATCGTTTCGCCTTCCAACAGGCTGACGGTGTACGTCCGTTTGATCTTGCCGTAGAGCAGATGTTCGGTTCTTCTCCCAAGACATATATGGTAGACAAAACCGTGGAACGTCATTACGAAATGCCGAAATACGAATTGTCTAAATTACATGAATATCTGACAAATGTATTGCAGCTTGAAGCTGTTGCCTGCAAAGACTGGTTGACAAATAAGGTAGACCGCTCGGTAACAGGTAAAGTGGCACGCCAGCAATGTCAGGGCGAACTTCAGTTGCCGTTGAGTGATTGCGGTGTCGTTGCACTTGATTACCGTGGCGAAAAAGGAATCGCTACTTCTATCGGACATGCTCCGCAAGCAGCATTGGCTGATCCGGCTGCCGGTTCTATCCTTTCCGTATCTGAAGCACTAACCAATCTTGTTTGGGCTCCGATGGCGGAAGGTATGGACAGTATTTCTCTGTCTGCCAACTGGATGTGGCCTTGCCGTTCTCAAGAAGGTGAAGACACCCGTCTGTACACGGCTGTAAAAGCATTGAGCGACTTCTGCTGCGCATTGCAAATCAACGTTCCTACCGGAAAAGACTCTCTGTCTATGACACAGAAGTATCCGAACGGTGAGAAAGTGATTTCTCCGGGAACTGTGATTGTTTCTGCCGGCGGTGAAGTTTCCGACGTGAAGAAAGTGGTATCTCCGGTATTGGTTAACAATGAAAAGACTACGCTTTATCACATTGACTTCAGCTTCGACGAACTGAAATTAGGTGGTTCGGCTTTCGCACAATCTTTGGGTAAAGTGGGTGACGAAGTACCTTGCGTACAGGATGCCGAATATTTCCGTGACGCTTTCCTTGCCGTACAGGAACTTGTAAACAAAGGATTGATCCTTGCAGGACACGATATATCTGCCGGTGGTTTAATCACTACATTGCTCGAAATGTGCTTCTCTAATGTAGAAGGCGGCTTGGAAATCAGCCTCGACAAGATGAAGGAAGAAGATATCGTTAAAATTCTGTTCGCGGAAAACCCAGGTATCGTTATCCAGATCAGCGACAAGCATAAGGATGAAGTGAAGAAGATTTTGGAAGACGCCGGCGTAGGCTATATAAAGCTGGGTAAACCGACTGACGAACGCCACATTTTGGTATCTAAAGACGGTGCTACTTACCAATTCGGTATCGATTATATGCGTGATGTATGGTATTCTTCTTCTTACCTGCTCGACCGCAAACAATCTATGAACGGTTGCGCAAAAGCACGTTTCGAAAACTATAAGATGCAACCTGTTGAATTCGCTTTCATGCCGGAATTCAAAGGTAAGCTTTCTCAATACGGTATCACTCCGGATCGTCGTACCCCAAGCGGTATCCGTGCGGCTATCATCCGTGAGAAGGGTACAAACGGTGAGCGCGAAATGGCGTACTCACTCTATCTGGCAGGTTTCGACGTAAAAGACGTTACGATGACCGACCTCATCAGCGGACGCGAAACACTGGAAGACATAAACATGATTGTTTACTGCGGTGGTTTCTCTAATTCCGATGTTTTGGGTTCTGCCAAAGGATGGGCAGGCGGCTTCCTGTTCAACCCGAAAGCGAAAGAAGCGCTCGACAAGTTCTATGCTCGTGAAGACACACTTTCACTAGGTATCTGTAACGGTTGCCAGTTGATGATGGAACTCGGTCTGATCAACCCTGAACATAAGGAAAAAGGCAAGATGCTACACAATGACTCCCATAAATTCGAGTCTACTTTCGTCGGCCTGACTATCCCAACAAACCGCAGTGTGATGTTCGGTTCACTAAGCGGAAGTAAACTGGGTATCTGGGTAGCACACGGAGAAGGTAAATTCTCACTGCCATACGATGAAGACAAATACAATGTAGTGGCGAAATACAGCTACGATGAGTACCCGGGCAACCCGAACGGTTCAGACTACTCCATCGCAGGACTTGCCAGTGCAGACGGACGTCATTTGGCGATGATGCCCCACTTGGAACGTGCCATCTTCCCATGGCAAAACGGTTGTTATCCGGCAGACCGCAAGAACAGCGATCAGGTTACTCCATGGATAGAAGCGTTTGTCAACGCTCGCAAATGGGTGGAAGCTAAAATGAAATAA